GCATGCAAGAGGTTGGTGTTATTCCCATTCTGGAAATAATTCCCATTAATAGCGTATAGTTCTTTCGGAGGGCCTGATCTTGTTAACAGCACCTCACGATTCTCTAATGAAACTATGCCAGTACTGCAGacacaaaaccaagaaaagccAGATAGGTCAAGTGCAAGGTAGGTTGCAGAATTCCTTTAAGTGGGAGGCAAATGTTGACAGCAGAAAGGGATGTGTAGATTCAAGTTTTTTGGTGGGTTGGACAGACTGACAAGAAGAACATTATTTTTTGATGAGTTTTGACATGACTCTTAAGTGTAGCAAAAGAATGTTTTTACTGTAGGATGCtgaattttaatagaaaaactGTATTCATGACAGAAGTTTTGTAATAGGTGTCAAGTACTTTGAAGAGAAATATGATTAACATCATTTTATTGGCACTGTAAGAATAAAGCAGAGCGTTTTCAAAAAAGTAAGAGCTACTAACTCAGCTATTCCATTTTATAACtccatgaaggaaaaaaaagttactcccctcaaaaaaaacccaaaaaaaccccaccacattAAAGGGCTGACAGTATTTCCAGAATTTTACAGCTCAGTCTGAAGGGAGCTCAAGATAAATTTTCATAGGGAGTAATATCTCTAGAAAGATATTAGAAATGCTTTTAGTTCCTGACTCTTCTTTAGTGGTGACCTCTTTGTGCATGACTGAGGTATGCATGTTTTCTTGAAATTAAGAAGGATTACATACATGTGTATTATACAGAAGCGAGTGCAAGAGTACTGTGTTAATGATGAGAGTCAAAAGTGAGGCGTATTTGCTGATTAACAGGTACTGGAGGAGGTAATTAAATAGCTCTGCGTCTCCCTGCTTTAGTTCAGTTAGCTCAGGGCAAAAGAGAGTGAAAAATGTATGAAGTTTCTTCTCACAGAATGCTTTATTTGCTCTTTTTATGTGAGGTCAATGATGCTGAAAATGTATTGTTGAGTTCCTTGTGTTTGTCCTCACTGGAAGGATGCCGTTGCTTATGGACAACCTATTTCCATTGGTCACAAAATCCTATCTTAACTATAGCATTGGCATTACAGGCAGTGCCTTTGAGACAAAGTAATTGTAAATCAACTTCACTTTTCACTGCCACCTTGTGAGAAGAGTGGTAACAGGAGAAGTTATCCTGGGGGATATTTGGAGtaaagcatgagaaaacagGTGATGTGGAAGGACAAGAGGATTTCTAATAAGGTTTTGGTGGTGTTGGTAGCAGGGTGGGAAAGAGAAAACGTGGTAACATCTGTGGTTGATCATACTGTGGAAATGCAATGTAGGGAGCCTAGGCACAACCATACAAAATGTTCAGTACCACATTTTATAGACAAATATAAAACAGCATGACAAATCCAGTATTCAGGTTTTATGCTTGTTATACTCCTCAGCTAAAAAGGCCTTGCAAGGGTCTCTTTAGATTTTCAGATGAATTTTGTGATGGAGAATAAATTCTTATCCCCAAGTTTGAACACTGGATTTGActttattttgcaatttttagTAGAAGCTCTTTTTGTCTAAAGTAGTGTCGTTCCTGACACCAGTAACAAACCATGCAGTAGTACCCTTCTTGGTCGGGTGTGCTACCAggccctgtgcccagcagggCTATGGCACATCCAGGAGTATCAGTTCCTTGTTGGCTGTGGTTCAGTGATATAAACCTGGTGGCCCCGCTGACGGTGCTCGCTCCACCCcgaggaggttgggatgtccTGTTGGAGTCTTAGAGCTCGTCCCTCATCACGTTCCATCCTCCTTAGACTCTCCCGCGGTGTTTGGCGCCGAGTGCTGCGGGGCATCCCCTGGGTTTGTCTCCTTGTTGCCTGCGgttcaatgaaaaaaaactgGCGCTCCCGTTGACGGCGCTGGCTCCTCCGTGaggaggcagggacagcccgtTCGATCCTTAGGAACCCTCTCTCATCATGTTCCACCCTCCTTGGATTCTCCCGCAGTGTTTGATGCCGGCTGTTGCAGAACCTCCCCCTGGGTCGGTTCCTTGTCGCCTGTGGTTCTCTGTAAGAAAGCTGGCGCCTGTGCTGACGGTGGTCATTCCTCCTGGAGGAGGCTTGGATGTGCCATTCATGCCTTAGAGCTAGTCCCTCAGCGCGTTCCATCCTCCTTAGATTCTCCCTCAGTGTTTGGCGCACAGTGCTGCGAGACCTCTGGCGGAATCGGCTCCTTGTCGCCTGTGGTTCCATGAAAGAAACCCGGGGCCCCTGCTGACGGCGCCTTCTTCTCCTTGAGGCAGCTCGGATGTGCTGTTCAGTCCTTGGAGCTCGGCCATTGCCACGAGCAGTGTTctgagccctgctctgctgccgtCTCCTCCTGCTTGAGGAGTTGTAGCCCTGGGCCTGCTGAACCCTGCCGTGGCCATCGTGGTGCCGCCTTTGGTACCTGCTTCGGTTCCTCTCTCGAGCCCCACCACGCCTAGTGCCACGGCGACCGCCCCAGGTACCACCACGGCTTCTGCTGAAAGAGTTGCGGTGCTGGTGTCCTGAGGAACGATGCCACTTCCTTTCCTCAGAGCTGGGTCCAGCTCTCCCTCCTTGAGCATGGTTGTCAGAGCTGCTGTACTGCCCAGTGGAGTAGGTCCCGGAGTTAGTGTCTCCCACTGTGCAAAAGTTGTGTGGGAAAGACCACTGGCATATTGGGCACACTACTCTTCTGTGGAACCACTCCACTAGGCAGGAAAAACAGACAGGATGGCTACACCAGCTCACGGAGCCTCGGTCATTAGTGGTGTCCAGGCAGATTGGGAGCCCTAGGCTCTCCGAAGCACCCGGAGGTGTAGCCTGGGACATGTGATTGGTGCTGTCAGCACAAGAAGAGGTGCTGCCTTCTGCCAAGTCCTCCTCCAAGTTCATCTCGCCCTGCAAAACAATAAAGAGATAAGAGGTTGTTGCATCCACCTGTGCAAGGGACACAATCTGCAGCCAGCAGCAAAGCTGCCAAAGTTGAGTTCTAAAGAACTGCCTGCTCTGCCTCGGGGCTGAATTTGGGCTACCACAAATGCCAGAGATCATCCTGGGGCAGATGAGTGACACTGGGGTGTCTTTGCATGTTCCTGCTCTCAGGGCAGGATGGTGACTGACCTCTCTGACACGTGCAGGCAGGAGTTGGGAAGGTGGAAAAGGGATTCCTGGCCTCTCAGCAAtggcagctggagcctgggtACATGGCAGGTTGGGACCAGTGGCCTGGGCCCTGTGGTGTACCTGTCCGGCAAATCCTCTCTGTGCCCTCAGAAGGCACCCAGTGGGATGGGTGTCCTTTGTCACCCCACGTGCAGGTGTCTGTTTCTGATGGAGGAGGCCAGACACTGTGGCCCTTCAGGGCTGCCCTACACCTCCAAAAGGTATGTTGTCAGGGGTGTCACAGTGACTCcctggtgacatcacaggaCTTCCAGGACCACACTTCAGCCTTGGGGAACAAGACCTTGCCAGATAGCTCATCTCACAGAACTGCCCCGCTGTTGACCAGAatccctttgctttttttttcatataaatttgGAGGTTTCACCAATCACACCCAGCCCTctgttctcttttaaaaataaagcatctCAAGGCATTTCTTGCTCCTTCACTGACTTTGCAAGCCAAGTGAGTTGACCTCTGCTTAGTGCTGTTGAGGCAACAATTGGAGTACAGTGCTGGGCTCTTCATCATAAGTAGAGGTGGACACAGTGGAGAGCAGCTAGCAAGGGTCCACAAGGATGATGAAGGGACTAGGTCATCTGTCCTATGAGGAAGGAGCTAAGAGTGCTGCTTCCAGGCTGTTGAACCTGCAGAAGATTTGATACGGGATCTTTTCCAGGGTGTATGTTATTGCAGGGTGAAGAGCCTAAGCCAGGCTCTTTTAACGCTTGCCCAGTGGAAACAGGCACAAGCCGAAACATGGGAACTCTCCTGTGACTgtttgaaaatctttttttttactgcgAGAGTGACCAAGCGCTGGCAGAGGATTTCTGGGCTCCTCGTGGAGGGAGTCTCCCTCCTTGAAGCTGATACTCAAGACCTGTGTGGCTATGGTCTTGGGCCACCATGTCTCAGTGGCTCTGCTTGGGCAGGGGCTGTTTGACCAGATGACCTCTGGAGGTCCTTTCCCACCTCCAGTgttatgtgattctgtgacagaaAATACACTTGTGCAATCTAAGAAAGCACTTCTGGGTTGTGGGAAGGTTGAATGATTCCATTATGCTCATGAGGAGTTAGGTTTGCCTTATGGAAGTTGATTGTCCATGAGGCCgccacctcttttttttttcctttggtggATTTATCAGTGACTGCACATAAAACtaacaagcaaaagaaaataatgaggaTTGTGTGAGGGGGCGGAATATCTTGATGGTTCTGTTTTCATAGTGTGTGTTGCAGATTTCCCAGTTGGTCAGCAGGTCACAATTTGTAACTAAAGCAACTTGCTGCGTGTCAGTGCTGTGAGCCACCAAGTTGGCAGCTTGATCTTCGTCTGAATTCCTTCATGGCACTGTCTTAATGCTTCTGCTTGCTGAAGGTCAAAGTCATGGAGTGACACAAGGAATGTACAAAGTAGAGGCCAATTGTAGTTGAATACAGTCATTTAATAAAGCTTGTCTTGGTCCGGTTACTAATTTACTGTGTTGCCTCTGTCTTTTGAGAAGATTCCTCTCTTTGCACCAGTATTACTTGAAAGTAACAGTGTTCTTTGCCATTGTTTTTCAATAACTGTGTTAGTTTTTGGCTGTGGTCTGAAGAGCCTGTAGCAGATACTGTCACTGTGGGCATTAAACGTTACGCTCTGCACAGGGCATGCCATGGGGAAAAATTTCCCTGTGAAGGCTTTGGGAGTTATATTTGAAGTCTCTGAGTAAGAAGGAGatgaaaagcttttcagagGCTTGCTACCAGGCATTAGATTTGTATTGGCATTATAGGCAGTGCCTTTGAGACAAAGTAATTGTAAATCAACTTCACTTTTCACTGCCACCTTGTGAGAAGAGTGGTAACAGGAGAAGTTATCCTGGGGGATATTTGGAGtaaagcatgagaaaacagGTGATGTGGAAAGACAAGAGGATTTCTAATAAGGCTTTGGTGGTGTTGGTAGCAGGgtgggaaagagaaaacatgGTAACATCTGTGGTTGATCATACTGTGGAAATGCAATGTAGGGAGCCTAGGCACAACCATACAAAATGTTCAGTACCACATTTTTTAGACAAATATAAAACAGCATGACAAATCCAGTATTCAGGTTTTATGCTTGTTATACTCCTCAGCTAAAAAGGCCTTGCAAGGGTCTCTTTAGATTTTCAGATGAATTTTGTGATGGAGAATAAATTCTTATCCCCAAGTTTGAACACTGGATTTGActttattttgcaatttttagTAGGAGCTCTTTTTGTCTAAAGTAgtgtcattcctgacaccagtAACAAACCATGCAGTAGTACCCTTCTTGGTCGGGTGTGCTACCAggccctgtgcccagcagggCTATGGCACATCCAGGAGTATCAGTTCCTTGTTGGCTGTGGTTCAGTGATATAAACCTGGTGGCCCCGCTGACGGTGCTCGCTCCACCCCGAGGAGGTTGGGACGTCCCGTTGGAGTCTTAGAGCTCGTTCCTCGTCACGTTCCATCCTCCTTAGACTCTCCCGCGGTGTTTGGCGCCGAGTGCTGCGGGGCATCCCCTGGGTTTGTCTCCTTGTTGCCTGCGgttcaatgaaaaaaaactgGCGCTCCCGTTGACGGCGCTGGCTCCTCCGTGaggaggcagggacagcccgtTCGATCCTTAGGAACCCTCTCTCATCATGTTCCACCCTCCTTGGATTCTCCCGCAGTGTTTGATGCCGGCTGTTGCGGAACCTCCCCCTGGGTCGTCTCCTTGTCGCCTGTGGTTCTCTGTAAGAAAGCTGGCGCCTGTGCTGACGGTGGTCATTCCTCCTGGAGGAGGCTTGGATGTGCCATTCATGCCTTAGAGCTAGTCCCTCAGCACGTTCCATCCTCCTTAGATTCTCCCTCAGTGTTTGGCGCACAGTGCTGCGAGACCTCTGGCGGAATCGGCTCCTTGTCGCCTGTGGTTCCATGAAAGAAACCCGGGGCCCCTGCTGACGGCGCCTTCTTCTCCTTGAGGCAGCTCGGATGTGCTGTTCAGTCCTTGGAGCTCGGCCATTGCCACGAGCAGTGTTctgagccctgctctgctgccgtCTCCTCCTGCTTGAGGAGTTGTAGCCCTGGGCCTGCTGAACCCTGCCGTGGCCATCGTGGTGCCGCCTTTGGTACCTGCTTCGGTTCCTCTCTCGAGCCCCACCACGCCTAGTGCCACGGCGACCGCCCCGGGTACCACCACGGCTTCTGCTGAAAGAGTTGCGGTGCTGGTGTCCTGAGGAACGATGCCACTTCCTTTCCTCAGAGCTGGGTCCAGCTCTCCCTCCTTGAGCATGGTTGTCAGAGCTGCTGTACTGCCCAGTGGAGTAGGTCCCGGAGTTAGTGTCTCCCACTGTGCAAAAGCTGTGTGGGAAAGACCACTGGCATATTGGGCACACTACTCTTCTGTGGAACCACTCCACTAGGCAGGAAAAACAGACAGGATGGCTACACCAGCTCACGGAGCCTCGGTCATTAGTGGTGTCCAGGCAGATTGGGAGCCCTAGGCTCTCCGAAGTACCCGGAGGTGTAGCCTGGGACATGTGATTGGTGCTGTCAGCACAAGAAGAGGTGCTGCCTTCTGCCAAGTCCTCCTCCAAGTTCATCTCGCCCTGCAAAACAATAAAGAGATAAGAGGTTGTTGCATCCACCTGTGCAAGGGACACAATCTGCAGCCAGCAGCAAAGCTGCCAAAGTTGAGTTCTAAAGAACTGCCTGCTCTGTCTCGGGGCTGAATTTGGGCTGCCACAAATGCCAGAGATCATCCTGAGGCAGATGAGTGACATGTTCCTGCTCTCAGGGCAGGATGGTGACTGACCTCTCTGACACATGCAGGCAGGAGTTGGGAAGGTGGAAAAGGGATTCCTGGCCTctcagcagtggcagctggagCCTGGATACATGGCAGGTTGGGACCAGTGGCCTGGGCCCTGTGGTGTACCTGTCTGGCAAATCCTCTCTGTGCCCTCAGAAGGCACCCAGTGGGATGGGTGTCCTTTGTCACCCCACGTGCAGGTGTCTGTTTCTGATGGAGGAGGCCAGACACTGTGGCCCTTCAGGGCTGCTCTACACCTCCAAAAGGTATGTTGTCCAGGGTGTCACAGTGACTCcctggtgacatcacaggaCTTCCAGGACCACACTTCAGCCTTGGGGAACAAGACCTTGCCAGATAGCTCATCTCACGGAACTGCCCTGCTGTGGAGCAGAatccctttgctttttttttcatataaatttgGAGGTTTCACCAATCATACCCAGCCCTGTGttctctttcagaaataaagcaTCTCAAGGCATTTGTTGCTCTTTCGCTGACTTTGCAAGCCAAGTGAGTTGACCTCTGCTTAGTGCTGTTGAGGCAACAATTGGAGTACAGTGCTGGGCTCTTCATCATAAGTAGAGGTGGACATAGTGGAGAGCAGCTAGGAAGGGTCCACAAGGATGATGAAGGGACTAGATCATCTGTCCTATGAGGAAGGAGCTAAGAGTGCTGCTTCCAGGCTGTTGAACCTGCAGAAGACtctgtaggggtttttttttcagtgtcaaTCAATACCTGAAGGCAGGGTTGAAAGAAGACAGATCCAGGCTGTTTTCAGAGTGCCCACAACTTCTCTCTGAACATTTGGAAACCTTTTTTTACTGTGACGGTGATGAAATACTGGCAGAGGATTTCCAGGCTgcttgtggagtctccctcctTGGAGATGAATCTCAAGATCTGTGTGGCTATGGTTGTGGGCTACTTGCCACAATTCCCTGGAGGAAACCGTATGTGCCCACTTTCCGCACTGGCTTTTGATGCAATAATCCTGCCCTACAGTTCTGGGTTTACAGCCTGGCTCTCATTGCGATCCCTCCCCATTTGCTTCTGTCACTGTGTTTGACCTTAAGTGCTGCTGGACCTCACCTGAAATCGACTTTTTGTTGCCTTTCATTTCCTGGAGGAAACCCCACTGATGTTTCTCACTCCTCTGTTAATGAACTGGGACTAGCTCTTCTGGACTTAGAGCTCACCCCCTCATCATGTTCAGTATTGGAGTTAAACCAATTAAAGTGCCACAGGTTGTCTCTTGATAGATCTGCAAACTTTTATCACTTAAGTCTCATAAGCCCAGCTGAAGTAGTCTTTCATTAACTTTAGCAAAGACACCTCTTTAGTTCCAAAATTTTCATGTactctcatttaaaaataaagtgcaaGACTGGGACTGACTGTAAGGGCTGGTGGACGTTTTGAAGGCGAGCAGTTAGTCCTAAGCTTTACTACCCCTCCCTACTGACCATACAGTCTTCTAAGCATCTTCAGCACCTTCCCAGAAGAATGAGTTTAATTGGTGTTGAGGCCACTgacatcctggcttgtatcagcaatagtgtggccacCATGACCAGGGCAATGATAGTCCCCCTGttcttggcactggtgaggccacaccttgaatcctgtgttcatttctgggcccctcattgcaagaaagacactgagatgctggagcacattcagagaagggcagcaaAGCTAGTGGAGGGTCtagagcacaagtcctatgaggagcggctgagggagctggagttatatagcctggagaagaggtagctcaggggagacctcatcactctctacaactacctgaaagaaggttgtagccAAGTGGGGGTTGGTTTCTTCTCacaggcaactagtgacaggacaagaggatgTAGCCTCAAGCTgtgtcaagggaggtttaggttggataatcaggaagaatttcttcacagaaaggtttATTAATTGTTGGAATGGACcatccagggaagtggtgaagtATGTGTCCCTGGAGAtgtttaaaagatgtgtggatgtggcatttaggggtatggtttagtggtggacttggcagtgcttaATTAATAGCTGGACTTGATCACcttaaagttatttttcaactcagatgattctgtggttctggtGTAATGTATGTGTACATGTAGATCAACTTTCCCCACTTGTCTTTTAGAATTATCTCAGCAGTGTTCACAATACATCTGGGAAATTCCTTAATTTCATTCCAGTACTTACTGTGCTTGTgacatttttcccccctttgttTGCCTTGTCTCTCCCCTCTGCACCCCATAGCACAACACTTTGTATAATTGCATTGGATCTATTTTCAAAGAACTTTCTATCTATTAAACCTGCCCAAACTAAGTATTTTACTGCAAAGAATCAGTTTTTAAGCTTGTGCTTAATTGATGGTTGCTGCTTTCCAGGTTAATCTTTTCCACTGAATGCATTATACCGCTATTTTCCAGGTATATTCAAGTAT
This DNA window, taken from Pseudopipra pipra isolate bDixPip1 chromosome 3, bDixPip1.hap1, whole genome shotgun sequence, encodes the following:
- the LOC135411985 gene encoding trichohyalin-like, yielding MNLEEDLAEGSTSSCADSTNHMSQATPPGASESLGLPICLDTTNDRGSVSWCSHPVCFSCLVEWFHRRVVCPICQWSFPHNFCTVGDTNSGTYSTGQYSSSDNHAQGGRAGPSSEERKWHRSSGHQHRNSFSRSRGGTWGGRRGTRRGGARERNRSRYQRRHHDGHGRVQQAQGYNSSSRRRRQQSRAQNTARGNGRAPRTEQHIRAASRRRRRRQQGPRVSFMEPQATRSRFRQRSRSTVRQTLRENLRRMERAEGLALRHEWHIQASSRRNDHRQHRRQLSYREPQATRNRPRGRFCNSRHQTLRENPRRVEHDERGFLRIERAVPASSRRSQRRQRERQFFFIEPQATRRQTQGMPRSTRRQTPRESLRRMERDEGRALRLQQDIPTSSGWSEHRQRGHQVYITEPQPTRN
- the LOC135411986 gene encoding trichohyalin-like; the encoded protein is MNLEEDLAEGSTSSCADSTNHMSQATPPGTSESLGLPICLDTTNDRGSVSWCSHPVCFSCLVEWFHRRVVCPICQWSFPHSFCTVGDTNSGTYSTGQYSSSDNHAQGGRAGPSSEERKWHRSSGHQHRNSFSRSRGGTRGGRRGTRRGGARERNRSRYQRRHHDGHGRVQQAQGYNSSSRRRRQQSRAQNTARGNGRAPRTEQHIRAASRRRRRRQQGPRVSFMEPQATRSRFRQRSRSTVRQTLRENLRRMERAEGLALRHEWHIQASSRRNDHRQHRRQLSYREPQATRRRPRGRFRNSRHQTLRENPRRVEHDERGFLRIERAVPASSRRSQRRQRERQFFFIEPQATRRQTQGMPRSTRRQTPRESLRRMERDEERALRLQRDVPTSSGWSEHRQRGHQVYITEPQPTRN